A part of Candidatus Lokiarchaeota archaeon genomic DNA contains:
- the cas2 gene encoding CRISPR-associated endonuclease Cas2: MKQIIVYDISNDRLRERVCHTVQDYGFKRLQYSVYKGSRSRNTLEALSIEIQDILGDEEADVRFYLICDKCLEKTMVVSKKGIDDISEVMFPCRAS; this comes from the coding sequence ATGAAGCAGATCATCGTGTATGATATTTCCAACGATCGATTGCGAGAGCGGGTATGTCATACAGTGCAGGATTATGGATTCAAACGGCTTCAGTACAGCGTATACAAAGGCTCCAGGTCCAGAAATACACTTGAAGCGCTCTCCATTGAGATTCAGGATATCCTAGGTGATGAGGAGGCTGATGTGAGGTTCTACCTGATTTGTGATAAGTGCCTTGAGAAAACCATGGTCGTATCAAAGAAGGGAATCGATGACATTTCAGAGGTGATGTTTCCATGCAGAGCGAGCTAG